In Dromaius novaehollandiae isolate bDroNov1 chromosome 2, bDroNov1.hap1, whole genome shotgun sequence, one DNA window encodes the following:
- the LOC112979700 gene encoding C-C chemokine receptor type 5-like isoform X1: MLGISTPDHYSSLLYCSSSLEQLLPVERVRCFHQGTELQPVFIPELHNICLFIPDQHCLLAHSAVPRMAGSPDQHMVENYTTDLDSLLLTTEFDYGDAIACMNSEEKDFASKFLPPLYSLVVIFGLLGNMLVVLILVKYKRLKSMTDIYLLNLAISDLLFIFSLPFWAYYAAQEWIFGDALCRILSGVYLLGFYSGIFFIILLTIDRYLAIVHAVFALKARTVTYGILTSTVTWAVAILVSLPGVFFHKSQKENSRYTCSPHYPIGDTINWKYLYTLTMNILGLIIPMIIMIFSYSQILKTLMRCRNEKKQKAVRLIFVIMIFYFIFWTPFNIASFLYTFQTSLSLSTCEISGQLGKAIQVTETISMIHCCINPVIYAFVGEKFRKYLYAFFRKHVAAHLCKKCPALYHEKLERVSSTFTPSTAEHDISTGL; the protein is encoded by the exons ATGTTGGGAATCTCCACTCCAGACCATTATTCTTCTTTATTATACTGCAGTTCATCTCTGGAACAGCT GTTACCAGTTGAACGTGTTCGGTGTTTTCACCAGGGGACAGAACTACAACCTGTTTTCATTCCAGAGCTAcacaacatttgcctttttatcCCAGATCAACACTGCCTACTTGCCCACTCTGCAGTCCCCAGGATGGCAGGTTCACCGG accAACACATGGTGGAAAACTACACCACTGACTTAGACAGCTTGCTACTGACAACAGAATTTGACTACGGTGATGCAATAGCATGCATGAATTCTGAAGAAAAGGACTTTGCATCAAAATTTTTGCCACCACTTTACTCTTTGGTGGTGATATTTGgcctcctgggcaacatgcttGTTGTCCTTATCCTGGTAAAATACAAGCGACTGAAGAGTATGACTGACATCTACCTGCTCAATTTGGCAATTTCTGATCTGCTGTTTatattttccctccctttttgGGCTTATTACGCTGCCCAGGAGTGGATATTTGGAGATGCACTCTGCAGAATTCTCTCAGGTGTCTACCTCCTTGGCTTCTACAGCGGGATCTTTTTCATCATCTTGTTGACCATAGACAGGTATCTGGCCATAGTGCATGCCGTGTTTGCTTTAAAAGCCAGGACAGTTACCTATGGCATCCTCACCAGCACTGTCACTTGGGCTGTTGCTATTTTAGTCTCTCTCCCAGGAGTCTTTTTTCACAAAAGTCAAAAGGAAAATTCTCGTTATACATGCAGCCCTCATTATCCAATAGGAGACACAATAAATTGGAAATACCTCTATACTTTAACGATGAACATCCTGGGACTTATTATCCCCATGATCATTATGATTTTCAGTTACTCCCAAATTCTAAAAACATTAATGAGATGTAggaatgagaaaaaacagaaggcAGTCAGACTTATTTTTGTGATTATGATTTTTTACTTCATCTTCTGGACACCATTTAATATTGCTTCTTTTTTGTATACCTTTCAAACTTCATTATCCCTCAGTACTTGTGAAATCAGTGGTCAACTGGGGAAAGCAATCCAAGTGACAGAAACAATTTCAATGATCCATTGTTGTATCAACCCTGTGATCTATGCATTTGTTGGAGAAAAATTTAGGAAATATCTTTATGCCTTTTTCCGAAAGCATGTTGCAGCTCACCTCTGCAAAAAATGTCCAGCTCTTTATCATGAAAAATTAGAAAGAGTTAGTTCCACATTCACACCATCTACTGCAGAGCATGACATCTCAACTGGACTGTAA
- the LOC112979700 gene encoding C-C chemokine receptor type 5-like isoform X2, which produces MAGSPDQHMVENYTTDLDSLLLTTEFDYGDAIACMNSEEKDFASKFLPPLYSLVVIFGLLGNMLVVLILVKYKRLKSMTDIYLLNLAISDLLFIFSLPFWAYYAAQEWIFGDALCRILSGVYLLGFYSGIFFIILLTIDRYLAIVHAVFALKARTVTYGILTSTVTWAVAILVSLPGVFFHKSQKENSRYTCSPHYPIGDTINWKYLYTLTMNILGLIIPMIIMIFSYSQILKTLMRCRNEKKQKAVRLIFVIMIFYFIFWTPFNIASFLYTFQTSLSLSTCEISGQLGKAIQVTETISMIHCCINPVIYAFVGEKFRKYLYAFFRKHVAAHLCKKCPALYHEKLERVSSTFTPSTAEHDISTGL; this is translated from the exons ATGGCAGGTTCACCGG accAACACATGGTGGAAAACTACACCACTGACTTAGACAGCTTGCTACTGACAACAGAATTTGACTACGGTGATGCAATAGCATGCATGAATTCTGAAGAAAAGGACTTTGCATCAAAATTTTTGCCACCACTTTACTCTTTGGTGGTGATATTTGgcctcctgggcaacatgcttGTTGTCCTTATCCTGGTAAAATACAAGCGACTGAAGAGTATGACTGACATCTACCTGCTCAATTTGGCAATTTCTGATCTGCTGTTTatattttccctccctttttgGGCTTATTACGCTGCCCAGGAGTGGATATTTGGAGATGCACTCTGCAGAATTCTCTCAGGTGTCTACCTCCTTGGCTTCTACAGCGGGATCTTTTTCATCATCTTGTTGACCATAGACAGGTATCTGGCCATAGTGCATGCCGTGTTTGCTTTAAAAGCCAGGACAGTTACCTATGGCATCCTCACCAGCACTGTCACTTGGGCTGTTGCTATTTTAGTCTCTCTCCCAGGAGTCTTTTTTCACAAAAGTCAAAAGGAAAATTCTCGTTATACATGCAGCCCTCATTATCCAATAGGAGACACAATAAATTGGAAATACCTCTATACTTTAACGATGAACATCCTGGGACTTATTATCCCCATGATCATTATGATTTTCAGTTACTCCCAAATTCTAAAAACATTAATGAGATGTAggaatgagaaaaaacagaaggcAGTCAGACTTATTTTTGTGATTATGATTTTTTACTTCATCTTCTGGACACCATTTAATATTGCTTCTTTTTTGTATACCTTTCAAACTTCATTATCCCTCAGTACTTGTGAAATCAGTGGTCAACTGGGGAAAGCAATCCAAGTGACAGAAACAATTTCAATGATCCATTGTTGTATCAACCCTGTGATCTATGCATTTGTTGGAGAAAAATTTAGGAAATATCTTTATGCCTTTTTCCGAAAGCATGTTGCAGCTCACCTCTGCAAAAAATGTCCAGCTCTTTATCATGAAAAATTAGAAAGAGTTAGTTCCACATTCACACCATCTACTGCAGAGCATGACATCTCAACTGGACTGTAA
- the LOC112979699 gene encoding C-C chemokine receptor type 8-like, which yields MNPTSESPGTTEYDYAYDENTAPCDEGNSFHRFKSLFLPILYCLVFVFCLLGNSLVLWVLLTKKRLTTMTDICLLNLAASDMLFVLPLPFQAHYASDQWAFGNAMCKITAGIYYTGFYSSIFFITLMSIDRYIAIVHAVYAVRIRTASCGIIISLILWLVAGLASVPNIVFNQQLEIEQSMQCVPTYPSGGNTWKVASQFGANILGLLIPFSILVYCYAQILKNLQKCKNRNKIKAIKMIFIIVIVFFLFWAPFNIVLFLDSLQSLYLINDCKASYWIALALQLTESVSFIHCCLNPVIYAFAGVMFKAHLKGLFQSCVRLFSSPAGGVVSSQSFSAPTQLSGYSESTGVL from the coding sequence ATGAATCCCACGAGCGAGTCTCCTGGCACAACGGAATATGACTATGCATATGATGAAAACACTGCTCCGTGTGATGAAGGAAATAGTTTTCACAGGTTTAAATCCCTCTTCTTGCCGATCCTGTACTGCCTTGTGTTTGTCTTCTGCCTTCTGGGAAACTCCTTGGTCCTCTGGGTTCTTCTGACCAAGAAGAGGCTGACCACGATGACTGACATCTGCTTGCTGAACCTCGCTGCCTCTGATATGCTCTTTGTTTTGCCTCTCCCTTTCCAAGCCCACTATGCTTCAGACCAATGGGCTTTTGGCAATGCTATGTGCAAGATAACAGCTGGCATTTATTACACAGGTTTTTACAGCAGTATTTTCTTTATAACCCTCATGAGCATAGACAGGTATATAGCAATTGTCCATGCTGTCTACGCTGTGAGGATACGGACAGCCTCTTGTGGCATAATTATCAGCTTAATCCTGTGGCTGGTGGCTGGCTTGGCTTCTGTACCCAACATCGTGTTCAACCAGCAGCTGGAGATTGAGCAGTCTATGCAGTGCGTCCCCACATACCCCTCAGGTGGCAATACCTGGAAGGTCGCTTCTCAGTTTGGAGCCAATATCTTGGGCCTCTTGATTCCTTTCAGCATCCTCGTTTACTGCTACGCCCAGATACTGAAAAacctgcaaaaatgcaaaaatcgGAACAAGATCAAGGCGATCAAGATGATTTTCATCATTGTCAttgtcttcttcctcttctgggCTCCCTTCAACATCGTGCTGTTCCTAGACTCCCTGCAGAGCCTGTACCTCATCAACGACTGCAAGGCGAGCTACTGGATAGCTCTGGCCCTGCAGCTGACTGAAAGTGTTTCCTTCATCCACTGCTGCTTGAACCCCGTGATCTATGCATTTGCTGGGGTGATGTTCAAGGCCCATCTTAAAGGACTATTTCAGTCCTGTGTCCGTCTCTTCTCGAGTCCTGCTGGAGGCGTCGTGTCCAGTCAGTCGTTTTCGGCACCCACCCAGCTCTCTGGCTACTCTGAAAGCACAGGGGTGCTGTAA